The Corvus moneduloides isolate bCorMon1 chromosome 5, bCorMon1.pri, whole genome shotgun sequence genome includes a region encoding these proteins:
- the LOC116444273 gene encoding uncharacterized protein LOC116444273 isoform X3 — translation MQTNVVKCLSFIAMIYLSKKAAGYVEVVQSNGHSVSLSFGAVSDCRREGRLPPLSLRSPETQSGRAAPHGVGAGEGGTASLSGGLQGCSFGASSGPGTGPGRSPCLASTRKPSPADAGDTRLSICSISEKAQLGAGSVLTAAVPDGGGGFGSAAPSQRVNVFTCNLSLNVQCLSCSGVLRPSQWIGSSFGAEHQNDEQARH, via the exons ATGCAGACGAATGTAGTGAAATGTCTCTCTTTCATCGCGATGATATATTTGAGCAAAAAAGCGGCCGGATATGTTGAGGTGGTTCAAAGCAACGGTCACAGCGTGTCTTTGTCATTTGGGGCGGTGAGTGAttgcaggagggagggaaggttGCCACCTCTTTCCTTGAGGAGTCCAGAGACACAGAGCGGCAGAGCCGCGCCGCATGGAGTCGgcgctggggagggagggactgCTTCCCTCTCCggagggctgcagggctgctccttcGGCGCCTCCTCCGGCCCTGGCACCGGCCCCGGCCGCTCTCCCTGCCTCGCCAGTACACGAAAACCCTCCCCCGCTGATGCTGGAGACACTCGGCTTTCTATCTGCAGCATCAGCGAGAAAGCCCAGCTCGGCGCAGGCTCAGTGCTCACCGCCGCAGTCCCGGACGGAGGAGGGGGGTTCGGGAGCGCAGCGCCTTCGCAGCGGGTTAA tGTCTTCACATGCAATCTCTCTCTGAATGTGCAATGTCTTTCCTGCTCGGGAGTGCTGCGTCCTTCACAGTGGATTGGTTCCTCTTTCGGAGCAGAG
- the LOC116444273 gene encoding uncharacterized protein LOC116444273 isoform X5 encodes MQTNVVKCLSFIAMIYLSKKAAGYVEVVQSNGHSVSLSFGAVSDCRREGRLPPLSLRSPETQSGRAAPHGVGAGEGGTASLSGGLQGCSFGASSGPGTGPGRSPCLASTRKPSPADAGDTRLSICSISEKAQLGAGSVLTAAVPDGGGGFGSAAPSQRVNVFTCNLSLNVQCLSCSGVLRPSQWIGSSFGAEDITM; translated from the exons ATGCAGACGAATGTAGTGAAATGTCTCTCTTTCATCGCGATGATATATTTGAGCAAAAAAGCGGCCGGATATGTTGAGGTGGTTCAAAGCAACGGTCACAGCGTGTCTTTGTCATTTGGGGCGGTGAGTGAttgcaggagggagggaaggttGCCACCTCTTTCCTTGAGGAGTCCAGAGACACAGAGCGGCAGAGCCGCGCCGCATGGAGTCGgcgctggggagggagggactgCTTCCCTCTCCggagggctgcagggctgctccttcGGCGCCTCCTCCGGCCCTGGCACCGGCCCCGGCCGCTCTCCCTGCCTCGCCAGTACACGAAAACCCTCCCCCGCTGATGCTGGAGACACTCGGCTTTCTATCTGCAGCATCAGCGAGAAAGCCCAGCTCGGCGCAGGCTCAGTGCTCACCGCCGCAGTCCCGGACGGAGGAGGGGGGTTCGGGAGCGCAGCGCCTTCGCAGCGGGTTAA tGTCTTCACATGCAATCTCTCTCTGAATGTGCAATGTCTTTCCTGCTCGGGAGTGCTGCGTCCTTCACAGTGGATTGGTTCCTCTTTCGGAGCAGAG
- the LOC116444273 gene encoding uncharacterized protein LOC116444273 isoform X2, which produces MQTNVVKCLSFIAMIYLSKKAAGYVEVVQSNGHSVSLSFGAVSDCRREGRLPPLSLRSPETQSGRAAPHGVGAGEGGTASLSGGLQGCSFGASSGPGTGPGRSPCLASTRKPSPADAGDTRLSICSISEKAQLGAGSVLTAAVPDGGGGFGSAAPSQRVNVFTCNLSLNVQCLSCSGVLRPSQWIGSSFGAEPCRCQVLKSADSVFENIRASE; this is translated from the exons ATGCAGACGAATGTAGTGAAATGTCTCTCTTTCATCGCGATGATATATTTGAGCAAAAAAGCGGCCGGATATGTTGAGGTGGTTCAAAGCAACGGTCACAGCGTGTCTTTGTCATTTGGGGCGGTGAGTGAttgcaggagggagggaaggttGCCACCTCTTTCCTTGAGGAGTCCAGAGACACAGAGCGGCAGAGCCGCGCCGCATGGAGTCGgcgctggggagggagggactgCTTCCCTCTCCggagggctgcagggctgctccttcGGCGCCTCCTCCGGCCCTGGCACCGGCCCCGGCCGCTCTCCCTGCCTCGCCAGTACACGAAAACCCTCCCCCGCTGATGCTGGAGACACTCGGCTTTCTATCTGCAGCATCAGCGAGAAAGCCCAGCTCGGCGCAGGCTCAGTGCTCACCGCCGCAGTCCCGGACGGAGGAGGGGGGTTCGGGAGCGCAGCGCCTTCGCAGCGGGTTAA tGTCTTCACATGCAATCTCTCTCTGAATGTGCAATGTCTTTCCTGCTCGGGAGTGCTGCGTCCTTCACAGTGGATTGGTTCCTCTTTCGGAGCAGAG
- the LOC116444273 gene encoding uncharacterized protein LOC116444273 isoform X4, which produces MQTNVVKCLSFIAMIYLSKKAAGYVEVVQSNGHSVSLSFGAVSDCRREGRLPPLSLRSPETQSGRAAPHGVGAGEGGTASLSGGLQGCSFGASSGPGTGPGRSPCLASTRKPSPADAGDTRLSICSISEKAQLGAGSVLTAAVPDGGGGFGSAAPSQRVNVFTCNLSLNVQCLSCSGVLRPSQWIGSSFGAEVVSRDLCSD; this is translated from the exons ATGCAGACGAATGTAGTGAAATGTCTCTCTTTCATCGCGATGATATATTTGAGCAAAAAAGCGGCCGGATATGTTGAGGTGGTTCAAAGCAACGGTCACAGCGTGTCTTTGTCATTTGGGGCGGTGAGTGAttgcaggagggagggaaggttGCCACCTCTTTCCTTGAGGAGTCCAGAGACACAGAGCGGCAGAGCCGCGCCGCATGGAGTCGgcgctggggagggagggactgCTTCCCTCTCCggagggctgcagggctgctccttcGGCGCCTCCTCCGGCCCTGGCACCGGCCCCGGCCGCTCTCCCTGCCTCGCCAGTACACGAAAACCCTCCCCCGCTGATGCTGGAGACACTCGGCTTTCTATCTGCAGCATCAGCGAGAAAGCCCAGCTCGGCGCAGGCTCAGTGCTCACCGCCGCAGTCCCGGACGGAGGAGGGGGGTTCGGGAGCGCAGCGCCTTCGCAGCGGGTTAA tGTCTTCACATGCAATCTCTCTCTGAATGTGCAATGTCTTTCCTGCTCGGGAGTGCTGCGTCCTTCACAGTGGATTGGTTCCTCTTTCGGAGCAGAG